aatattttgcacATTAAAAACATGTCCTAAAATGTGCTTCATGTACCCTAAAATGAGGCTGTACACAAACACTCAAGCAGCATTTACCTGTTGCTTCCTCGTCAAAGCAAGCGAAGGCATTTCTGATGACATCCTCGGGATCTGTGCCATTCAACTTCTCTCCAAACATGGTGAGGAACATGGTGAAGTTGATGGGGCCTGGGGCCTCATTCATCATGGCATCCAGGTAGGCGTCGGTGGGATTCTTGCCTGTAAGAGCACACATTCAAACAAAGGACAAGACCACTTCAATTGGATCATCTGGCTATTGTTCTGCTaccaaacatattttaaaaaggttttcatTGCATTATTTTTCGTGTGTGCACTGtaacacgtgtggaggtcagaggacaacggtTGAACCCACAGGCTTAAGACATAGGTATCTTTtcgtgctgagccatcttgccagcttcTTCACCACTTATTGTTaataaccaaaaccaaccaacaacaaaaaaacaaaaaacaaaaacccccaaccAACTAGCcatcaaacaaaacccaaacaaaatctGGAAAGTCTCAAGCTTTGATGCTATCACACATTGATTCTACATTGGCTCATCAGGGGTTGTTATTTTAATACCAGctattaaaaaaatcaacattaataTTTCTAACTATGATATAGTTGCATGTGAATTGGTATGCTTAAAAATTACTtataattggggctggagagatggctcaggggttaagagcactgactgttcttccagaagttctgagttcaattcccagcaaccacatggtggctcacaaccatctgtaatgagatctggtggcctcttctggcacGTACTGCATacacgataaataaataaatctaaaaacaaaacaaaacaaaaaacaaacaaacaaacaaaaaaaccagaaccTGCCTGCTTTGGAAACCCGGGGccattctcttcccagggaacaaCCCCAACAtggtggaataaaaaaaaaaaaaaaaaaaaaaaaattataactaTTAGGCCAGTTTGGGACTGGGAACTTCTTTTGAACAGCATTAAAGAAAGCACCGTCAGTCCCAAGTGCTTTGTCTACATGCAGCTGACCAGagtcttttgctttgctttctctctctctctctctctctctctctctctctctctctctctctctctctggggggggtctcactctatagcccaggttggcctcagattcacagcaaacctcctgtctcatcctcctGCAAGCTGATGGATGAGCCACCATGACAGACTTGAACAGGGTTCTCAGTCTTGTTTGTAAAGAGAATCCTACATCTCAGCTCCTACTGAACATAACTCTTAGCGGCAGGAGAACTGCCTGACTGACAGTGAAGGGAACATCCACACAGCTCCCCACAGGAAAGGTCCTGAAAACCAGTTCACCAACTGGTTACGAGGCCTGGAAAAAGTGGGAGAACTGGAGCTTACACCCAGTGCTCCAGACACGGAGTTTAATGCCACCCAGTCCACACAGCCTCCCTTAATCTTAACCCATGAAAAGGACTAGTGAACATCCGTATCTGGAAGGAGCCGATACACATGGAAACGATGTGCTTAAGGAAGCATCTCAGAATTACACCACACTAAACACCGACGACACTCCAATCTATTTCACCCAATGGCAACTCTACCTCACTACACCTACTCAACCCACTGGTACTACATCAGTCACCAAACAAGTAAAACTAAAAACCTGCTTCCCCATTTGCAGATCAAACCCAACTCTCCTGCAGCATTCTAGGGGTAGAGGGCAGGGATGACTGATCCAAAGATTCAAGAGGTTCTCAGAGTgaaacaggaatctaaaatggatcttttaaaaaatgtgtgtgtagctgggtggtggtggcagcgtacacctttaatgctagcactagggaagcagaggcaggcctggtttacagagtgagttccagactacacagagaaaccctgtctcaaaaacccaaaagcatatgtgtatgtgttcatgtctgTTGGCggtgcacacatgcacgtgtgtgcccCAGTGCTGTGGGGCACATGAGGGAGACAGAGAACAATGTCCAGGAGCCAGGTCTCTCCATCCTGGGGCTCACACCGACGGCACCTCGCTTGGCAGCacgcacctttacccactgagccacctcatcagACACGTCTATGttttttttggggaaaaaaaattcaatctctttctttttaaattataaaaatatcacTGTGGAAGTCTCTTTTCTGGGGGTCCATTTTTGAGTAACAGTGCCCTTCCTTCCCAGGAAACCATTATTAGTGATAAAGTGTCACCTCTTTGCTCATTTGTTCATGACTTGTCTTCCAGCCACAGATATTACCCACAGTATATTATTAGCTGCATTTGTTACTGAGAACTCTGAGTTTTTGCACATAGCCACcagcatgcacgcacgcacgcacgcacacacacacacacacagacacacacacacacacacacagacacacacacacacacacacacacacacacaccctccatgCTCACACAGACGCAATAACTTAGCTAATAGGAACAGTACCCGCTAGATCCCCCCCTGCAGCTGATCCCCCTCACGACAGCTGAAAGTTTCTCAAAGGCTGTTTGGACGAGAACTGAACCACGAAACGAATGATTCGGAGGTGGACTGCCATCAGGGAGAATACACATAAAGGCTAGCTTACCTAGAGAAGCCAGCATGTCATGCAAGTCCTCCTTGTCAATGAAGCCATCCCGGTTCTGGTCGATCATGTTGAAGGCCTCTTTGAACTCCTGGATCTGGGACTGGTCAAACATGGCGAACACATTGGATGTTGCACGCTGAGGGCGCTTCTTGGTGGTCTTGGTCTTGGCCTTTTTGCTCGACATGGTGGTGGTTTAAATCTGGaattgaatgaaaagaaaatacataatactccaggggaagcagaaaggatatgtgataggtagggttttaattaggggtggcaggggaggacgggagggacaagggaactgggattgtcatgtgaaacaatcttgtttctaattcaaattttaaaaaagaaaatacaaaatacataaagcaaaaaagtacacacacaatacacacacacacctagttagttaataaaaatatctttcttaAAACAGAGTctcctcatgtagcccagggtggcctggactcactctgtagaccaggctggactccaacctGGAGAtcactctcctctgcctcccaaatattgggattaaaTGTATATTCCACTACTGCCCAACTCccatgaataattttttttaccaTTGGAGTTTATAGAAACACACATAACAgggtctggtgagatggctcagtggttaagagcactggctgctcttccagaggatctgggttcaattcccagcacccacatgttacctcacaactgtctatagttccagagcatccaacaccctcacacagacatgcaggcaaaacaccaatgcatataaaataaaataaaccataaaaagATACATCAATCAATGGGAGCTGAGTACTATGCACCTAGCCCTTCTTTGATGGCACAGGGCGCCTCACACAAACCTCTTACCCTTGCTAGGTTCAATTTTCCCATTTATCCCTCACAAGGACCAAATGTGATCAGTACTTTTCTTATTATTTCCACTTTACTATCGATATGAAATCACCTTTCAGAACCCCAGTTTTTCACCATCAAAATCTACTATTACAAAGCATGGTGTGAACTAAGTAGGTACTGTACAAGGATGGGCAGATATGGTGCTCACCTTTAAAATACATCATCCAGACCCAACTTCCTCTTGCAGGCTTCCCAGCTACCCCTGTATTCACCTCATTGGACAATTCTCAATATCAG
This DNA window, taken from Cricetulus griseus strain 17A/GY chromosome 2, alternate assembly CriGri-PICRH-1.0, whole genome shotgun sequence, encodes the following:
- the LOC100773835 gene encoding myosin regulatory light chain 12B, with protein sequence MSSKKAKTKTTKKRPQRATSNVFAMFDQSQIQEFKEAFNMIDQNRDGFIDKEDLHDMLASLGKNPTDAYLDAMMNEAPGPINFTMFLTMFGEKLNGTDPEDVIRNAFACFDEEATGTIQEDYLRELLTTMGDRFTDEEVDELYREAPIDKKGNFNYIEFTRILKHGAKDKDD